CATCAATCCCTAATATTTCAGCAAGTATTTCTTGCGTATGTTGACCAAGCAATGGCGCAGGCTTCTTAATTTCAACCTTATGATTCGTGAATTTCAGCTGGTTACCTGTCAATTTAATTCGGCCTGCTACAGGATGCTCTACTTCGACAAACATTTCACGGGCGCCTGCGATATGCGGGTCCTTAACCACTCGATCGATCGTATTGATCGGTGCAGACGGTATGCCCACCTCAAGCAGAAAATCAACAATATCATCAATATTTCTCTCAACAGTCCATTTCTCGAGAATCTCTTTCAACGGAGCATGGTTCTTCACCCGATCAATATTGGTAGCGAACATTTCATGCTCTAGTTCAGGAATTTGCAGCCGCTCCTTCAATGCGTTATACAGCTTGTCATTGCCGCAGGCAATAATAGCCATACCATCCTTCGCTTGGAACGAATCATAGGGATAAATCGCTTCGTAGCGATTTCCGATCTTTGTTGGTATGCGCCCTGTGCACAAGTAGATCATATTAATAATTTCAAGCGACGACACCATAGAATCTACCAGCGAAACATCCACTTTATCGCCCATACCAGTCCTCAATCGATTCGTATAAGCTGCTAATACTCCGGTACAACAGCTAAGTCCGCCCATTACGTCCGCAATGGCTGTACCTGTTCTCGTAGGTGAACCATCAGCCCAGCCCGTTGTACTCATGAGTCCGCTCATCGCTTGCCCGATAATATCGTAGCCCGCTCTTTTTGAATAAGGACCGTAGTGTCCGAATCCAGATACAGCGCCATACACAATCGCCGGATTAATCTTTCTTAGTTCCTCATAGCCAAGTCCCAGCTTTTCCATGACTCCTGGTCGATAGTTCTCGAGAATGATATCCGATTTCGCAACTAGCTTTTTTAAAATTTCTTTGCCTTG
This window of the Paenibacillus sp. FSL R10-2734 genome carries:
- a CDS encoding CoA transferase, encoding MKQTGLLAGTRVLDLTRVLAGPYCGMMLADMGAEVIKIEVPGKGDDSRGNAPLVKGESAYYMNLNRNKRGMTLNLKSEQGKEILKKLVAKSDIILENYRPGVMEKLGLGYEELRKINPAIVYGAVSGFGHYGPYSKRAGYDIIGQAMSGLMSTTGWADGSPTRTGTAIADVMGGLSCCTGVLAAYTNRLRTGMGDKVDVSLVDSMVSSLEIINMIYLCTGRIPTKIGNRYEAIYPYDSFQAKDGMAIIACGNDKLYNALKERLQIPELEHEMFATNIDRVKNHAPLKEILEKWTVERNIDDIVDFLLEVGIPSAPINTIDRVVKDPHIAGAREMFVEVEHPVAGRIKLTGNQLKFTNHKVEIKKPAPLLGQHTQEILAEILGIDEDEFNLLGVAGVY